Proteins encoded by one window of Xiphophorus couchianus chromosome 13, X_couchianus-1.0, whole genome shotgun sequence:
- the LOC114156196 gene encoding interleukin-6-like, whose amino-acid sequence MNSHNYANLSYGGSPVGKSLASAGYKMRASLQDGASHSGSDSNEETHSELPSSASCTPNSVSHLQPELLRAASCMWASSLPLFIHSFIHGLTLWPSDLRLLAALMLAAALPLCVPGAPLEGAVTDLPPEESSGEGEKEVQMKPRPIDPFNITETLAQILKVTKGHREEVRSLFLKLFEFIYGHLTAPSVTFQEARLQQLAQDLTTYSVLLKHVDKEYPGKFIVTELKATLPRLITKVKRTMRNADRVVALTGSQELQLLKELESLDSYHRKMMAHSILSSIHDFLVEWKRELTKRQMRKTQISNLNETEAD is encoded by the exons ATGAATAGTCACAATTATGCAAACTTGTCGTATGGAGGCAGTCCAGTTGGAAAATCCCTCGCCTCTGCAGGATATAAAATGAGGGCCAGTCTACAGGACGGGGCATCTCATTCAGGGTCCGACAGCAACGAGGAAACCCACTCAGAGCTTCCCAGCAGCGCGTCATGTACTCCAAATTCAGTAAGTCATTTGCAGCCGGAACTGCTGCGAGCAGCTTCCTGTATGTGGgcctcttctcttcctcttttcattcattcattcattcatggtTTAACTCTCTGGCCCTCAGATCTACGACTGCTCGCCGCCCTGATGCTGGCAGCAGCCCTGCCTCTCTGCGTCCCTGGAGCTCCTCTGGAAGGAGCCGTCACCGACCTCCCTCCAGAAGAGAGCTCAGGCGAGGGAGAGAAGGAGGTCCAGATGAAGCCGCGCCCGATTGATCCTTTTAATATCACGGAGACTTTGGCGCAGATCCTTAAAGTCACCAAAGGCCATAGAGAAGAGGTGAGATCTCTCTTTCTTAagttatttgaatttattta TGGACATCTGACGGCGCCTTCTGTGACTTTCCAGGAGGCTCGCCTCCAGCAGCTGGCTCAGGATCTGACGACGTACTCGGTTCTCCTGAAACACGTCGACAAGGAGTACCCCGGCAAGTTCATCGTGACTGAACTGAAAGCAACCCTTCCTCGGCTGATCACAAAGGTCAAGCGAACG ATGAGAAATGCTGACCGTGTTGTGGCTCTGACCGGCAGccaggagctgcagctgcttaaGGAGCTCGAAAGCCTCGATTCGTACCACAGGAAGATGATGGCGCACAGCATCCTTAGCTCAATCCATGATTTCCTAGTTGAGTGGAAAAGGGAGCTGACTAAAAGGCAGATGCGAAAAACACAGATTAGTAATCTCAACGAGACGGAGGCAGACTAG
- the tomm7 gene encoding mitochondrial import receptor subunit TOM7 homolog translates to MAKLSKETKQRLQQLFQCSQFVIRWGFIPTVLYLGFKRGADPGMPEPTLLSLLWG, encoded by the exons ATGGCTAAACTGAGCAAGGAGACCAAACagcggctgcagcagctgttccAGTGCAGCCAGTTCGTCATCCGATGGGGCTTCATTCCGACCGTGCTTTACCTCG GTTTCAAACGAGGAGCAGATCCAGGCATGCCTGAACCTACACTGCTGAG TTTGCTCTGGGGTTGA